The Apus apus isolate bApuApu2 chromosome 14, bApuApu2.pri.cur, whole genome shotgun sequence nucleotide sequence GGTGTTCAGGGTGAAcactgtcctgctgtcctgaCAGCAGCTGGCTTGGCAGAAATCCAACAGCCACAGGGTGGGGATAGCAGGGCTGGAGAGTGAAGGCTTGGTATAGAACACCTCGGCACTCCAAACACTTCTTTCCTAACAACAGTGTTCAGCCCCTCCCCAGAAAACATCCCTATCTCATCCAGCCAGCAATTAGTCTGCCCCTACACAGGCTTCCACAGCAAGTTTCACACTCCAGGTGCACAGCCTTTCTTCTCAGGGTAGCAAGACACTTAATCCCAATAATCCCATGCTGTTTGAAGAAAGCAGACACTGTTGCCACAGGGAAGCAGGTCTGGAAGCCCTGGCTTTGCTTGGGCACCCTCTGGAGAAATTCAATTCAAGcacccaggcagcagagagttCATGTCTGCTGTTCAACTAGCATGAAACCTCAAGGTATTTCCTCACGTGCAGAGGTGACCTCCTTGcttcaagcagcagcagagtgtgCCTGGATCTAGCCAagcatccctgcagcacaggcaaaTCCCAGAGCCCCAGGTCTAGTGGCTTGAAGAGTCATCACAGAGATAGCCTGGCAGGAGAGCATCgtgtctcctcctccctctgtgGAGGTGTTTGGCACTGGCTGCTGAGAGAAATGGAGCCTCACAGAATAAATGACTACATCTCCTGACCCCAGGTAGGCTTAAGACTTCACCTGGACACAGCCTCAATGTAGGCAATAATACAAGTCTAAAACACTTCCAGCAGTGCCCATGCAAATGCTCATCCTGTCCCCTagagctcagcccagcaccTCAAACTGACCAAGGAGGGAAACTCTTGCTGAGTTCACAGCTCTCACCCAGTCCCACACCTCGGGAAGTGTTCCCTGGGAATCTGCTTCCTCACACCggccaggagagcagcacaaGGAGCAGGTCACACAGGGCATGGAGGTCAGATCCAACAGCCTTTGCTCTGGGGAGGGCCAGTGCCTGTGCACTCAGCTGTGccccctgggcagggacaggcaccCACGGCTGCTGGGTGCAACCTATGCCAGCGGTAGAGCTTGAATAAAACGTTTGTTTCGCCCAACAACGGAaaagcagggacagcaggaggcCTGGGAGGCCCTCCAAGCCCTTCCCAGAGCCCAGTGCCCCCCACacctccagcagagcccagcacaggggcagccCCCTCCCGCAGGAGCCAGCGGGGCCATGAGGCAGCAGTCCCGgccctgtccccaggcaggaggagatCAGGGAGGCCTGACAACCGCGGGCCCCCCCCCGGTCCCGGGCAGGCAGCTccgaacccccccccccccccggtgtGTCGGTGACCGCGCGTCCTGCCGCGGCCCGCACGGCCCGGGCAGCCTCCCCTGGGCTGGCACCACCaggccccggcccgcccgcctcAGGACGCGGTGTGTGTGTGCGtggaggcgggggggggaaaggcTCAGGAACGCGGCCCGGAGGGGTTTCCCGGCCGAGCTCCTCCCCGCCGCACGGCACCAGGCCCCCGGGAGCGGAGAGGCCGGGCCCTCCCGAGGGGCTCCGGGGCAGCCCGGCCTCCCTCCCCGGCACAGCAGCTCCGGCCTGGGGAGACCCCGAGGCCCTGGGCCCAGCACCGGCCCCCCCGCCACCCCCGGCCCAGCCCGTTGCCAAGGAGACGCCCCCGCACTCACCCCGCGCCCTCCGCCCCGCGCCGCGACACAAAggcccgccccggccgcccGGCATTTATAGACCGGGGGGGGGGCGTGAGGGCGCAGCCAATCAGGAGCCACCGACGGGCACTCCCGGCGCCGCTGATTGGTGGAGGCGGCCGGGACGTCacggcggggcgggaggagcGGCCGGGCCGGTACCGGTACCGGCGGCTGCAGCGCGACCCCGGCCCCCCCCGCCAGCGGGATCCCGGAGGCTGCAGCGGGATCCCGGCCCCGCCAGCGGGATCCCGGCCCCGCCACGCACCGCCCGGCTCCCGGGGGCTCTGGGCCCTGCCCCGCTGGGCCCGCAGCCCGTGAAGGCAGGCGGGACCCGGCTGGCTCCCCAGGCTTTGggcaccccagggctgcaggccCGTTCCCCAGCACCGAGGACGGGAATTCAGGACCTGCCAAGAAAGCGGCGACCGGGTGGGAACGGAAGAGCGTCGTTTTTTCTCGTCGCAGCCCTGCAGGCCCTAAGAGGGTCCCGCCTGGTTCCCTCCATAAGCTGTCCGGCCTGCGTGCACGGAGGCAGGTGTGCACCCTCCTCCCACCGCCACCACCTGCCTTCCCGctgctttcccctctcccaAGACCTGTCCCTCCACACAccacctccctccttccccgGGCTGTGGGATGCCCCCTCCCACAAACCTCCCACTCAGCTCCTTGCACCGACTCATCCCTCCTTCCATCTCTCTCCTTCAGGGCTCGTTCTACAAAGAAATCCTTTTCTCCCTCCGCAAGCAGGAAGGTGGAAGGGAGAGAGACACCAGCCAGGCTTTGCTCCCCGCTGTCCCAGACCCAGCTCCCACCTCTCCTCCTAGGGTTCCCCGGTCCTGTGGACGCGCCGGTGCCGGAGGAGGGCCGAGCTGACGGTGAAGCCCTTCCCGCAGTCGGGGCAGGCGTAGGGCCGCTCCCCGGTGTGGGTGCGCTGGTGCTGGGCGAGGTGGGCGCTCTGCCGGAACCGGCTCCCGCACTGCGGGCAGGGGTAGGGCCGCTCCCCCGAGTGCACCCGCTGGTGCCGCAGCAGCGCCGACCTCCAGAGGAAGCTCTTCCCGCAGCGGCTGCAGCCGAAGGGGCGCTCCCCGGTGTGGCAGCGGCggtgctggaggaggtgggagctgaGGGTGAAGCTCTTCCCGCACTCGGCGCAGCCGTAGGGGCGCTGGCCCGTGTGGAAGCGGCGGTGCTGGGTGAGGGCGGAGCTGGCGCTGAAGCTCTTCCCGCACTCGGAGCACTCGTAGGGTTTCTCCCCGCTGTGGACCCGCTGGTGCTTCATCAGCTCGGAGCTCTGGCTGAAGCTCTTCCCGCACTCCCCGCACGGGTAGGGTCTCTCCCCGGTGTGGACGCGCCGGTGCCGCGTCAGGGCGGAGCTGACGCTGAAGCTCTTCCCGCAGCGGCTGCACCCGTAGGGTTTCTCCCCGGTGTGGACCCGCTGGTGCTGGACGAGCTGCGAGTTCCCGGAGAAGCCCTTCCCACACTCGGCGCACTTGTAAGGCTTCTCCCCAGTGTGGGTGACCTGGTGCCGGATCAGCTTGGAGCTGACGCGGAAGCTCTTCCCGCACTCGGAGCACTCGTAGGGCCTCTCCCCCGTGTGGATCCTCCGGTGCTGGACGAGATGCGAGCGCTGCCGGAAACTCTCCCCGCACTCCGGGCAGGAAAAGGGTTTCTCTCCAGTGTGGATCCTCCGATGCTGGACCAGGTTGGTGCTCACCCGAAAGCTCTTCCCACAGTCCCCACATATCATCAGTCTCCCCACAGAAGGGTTTCTCTGCTGGAGAGTATCTGGCAGGCTCCTAAAACTTTTCCCTCGGCTTTGCCTCTTCCCCAGAGGTCTCTGAACCCCTTCTGACCTGCCTGGGAGCACTGGGTCCTGTGCAGGGCTCTGGGAACCCTTCTCTTTGGAGAGTCCTGAGAGGAAAACCTCAGGCTCCACTGGCCCAGGGATGTCTTGGTGGGCATTCTCCTCTTCCTTGCTGATAACTCCCTCTTCAGCTGCAAGAAAATGAGAATCCAGAGAGAAGTCACAGGCAGGACAGGAAACTTTGGACAGGGGGAGTCAAAAAGGGGCCAAATTCTAATGATCTGgcaaataaagtttaaaaagctCTGGTATTTCCCTCCAAACTACTCAGTGGGTTTTTCAGAGTGTTCAGAGGAACAGCCCCTGGAAACAGCCCTGCATGCTCTGCCAGAAATCTACCAAAATTCTCTGTGTAATAGAGGTAAAGATGGGAAAGGTGGCTGCTCTCCCAGGCTTCCTGAAAAAGTTAATACCAGCTGAAGTGGGagccagaggagggccatgaagagcCACCTTGTTCAGCAGAAGGTTACCTGGGTAGCAAGAGATGCAACCTCTGCTCATGTGCTGCCcgggtggcagggaggagatgcaCAGAGGAGACCCTGGCCCTCAGGCAGGAGACACAGGGACCACCCAGAGCCTGAGGCAGAAGGAAGGTAGCTTTGTGCTTCCACTAGTGCAGAACAAACCTGTTGTGGTTGCTGAGCTGCAGATGCTCCATAGCTGATTCCAGACATCCAAAAGACAGGACAAGAAGAGCATGTTTCTGGCAGGCCAGGACAAAGCTCTTGACCTGTACGTCAGACTTAGATGATGGAGCTAGTGACATTGTGCTGTTGCGCCCAAAGTGATGTCTTTTGCCTGCCCTAGCTTTGCTAGTTACACAGAATGTTGGTTCTTTACACCAAACTTGAAAAGGCCTTCaaagaacaggaggaaaaagttCTGCACTTTTGGGGAAGGTCAGGAGTTCCAAACTTGTTACAATGACTACAGCAATGGCTCCACCTCTCAACTTCTACAACCATTTTTGTTAATTCTGAGCTACTAGGTATCTTCACTGGCATGGGGACAAGTTGTCTTTGAAAGGATTTGATCAGAACCATGGTGACTGGAACTCACTGGATGTATTTTACACAGGAGAATAAGTTCACAATGTTGAGGAATTAATACTGGAAGCATAAGGCTGAACTGGTAAAAATAAGTAAGCAAGAGAGATAGGAAGAATGTGGTTCTTCCACAGCCCATGCCAGTTTGGGTTGATGGTTAAGACCTCTGATAATCATGCCCAAGACTGCCAGTGCCAGAGCTACAAGGCCAGCTCCAGGTAAGGAGAGTGCATGTAGATAATGGGAGAGAACCTCAATATCACCTTAAATGTACCTGTGGGTCTCAAGCATCCAGTTCTGGCCAGCTTCTGCATCTCTGAGGTGGGGCTTGGAGCTACAGAGACCTTTGGTCTAACCCAGCAGTGCTGTTCACACAACCTCACACTGCTGGACTGTGGTAGCTCACTGTTGGGGGACTgggagaggtgctggtggggatCTCAAAGGGGGGCCCAACATTCCAAGCACATCAAAAATCAGAGTAAGAGAGTTAATGGACAGATGGCCAAAGagggcaggctggggaagaagagaTGTCCTGCTTCACAAACCACTTGGAGTTCTTGAGAGATGTCAGCAGTTTTAGCAAAAGGGAGATCTGAAGTTCAAAGGCATTCCCAAAAGACATTAATCCTTGACCAAAACTAATAAGGAAACTAAGCTGCTGTGGGATGACTGACCCTCAATAAGGCAGtaagggagggaaaggggaggtgGAAACATCTGCTGATGATTCTGTGTTATTCAGGGTTAAAGACAAAAAGGCTGACTCTAAACTGTGGCAGAGCCTGATGATCCTGACCCACCAGGTGACAGGGGAAGGACAGGGGACATTTACTGCAGGTAAATGAACTGCACAAAGGAACAAAGAACTGCAGAGGGAAACAGCCTCTATACCTTGTGCTTATACCAGGATGGGCCTAGGACGTTCTTGGTAACATTTCAGGAATAGAACCTTGGATACCAGAGAGGACTACAAACACACAAGTGGCCTGTGGGGTGGGTAGGGATCCATCCTCCACCATCTGCTCTAAATAAAGAAGGACTGACATCAAGTGAACTCCTAGAAGGCAGCTCCAAAGCAAAGCAATGCAGGCAGCAACTCACAGAACAGCTACACCAGCTGTGGATCTCTTTGCCCCAGCCTGTCATGGGTGCTCAAACGTACACAGCTGCAGAAGGCCAGAAAATCAGTAGAGCTGCAAGACACTGAGACATCACAGCCCTAGTCCAGGGGTTCCTGAAGCCTCAGAGGGCTTGGGAAGCCCATGGGGACACAGCCCTGactctctgctcttccctgcctctccagccACTGCCAGAGCCCGCGGGCAAAGCTGGACAGACCCTGCTCCGAGCAAGAACTGCCACTCTTGCCCATTCTGGTGGGATCTGGGGATCCTGGGGGTGTTTTTCTCACCGACAGGTTCACAGGTGGTCGCACCGGCCCCTTACCTGGACAGGTGCCACGCAGAAAGGTCTCCCCTTCATAGGTGTGGAGGCGGGAGCTCCAcagttcctcctcctcatccatGTGGGAGATCAGCTCCTGCTCCGGATCCTGCTCCGGATCCTGCTCCGGGAAAAGAAACGGGGCAGCTCCGGGCCAGGCGAGCTGGGCTTTCCCTGCCCGCTCCTCCCGGAGGGGCTTCCTCGGAACCCCCCGGCCCCGCCAACACCCCCGGGGGCTCCCGGGGCTCCCGGCTCCGGGTCCCGCGGCCCCGGGCACCGTCACGTGACGGCGGATGGCGGCCGGAAATGGCGGCCGCGGGTCCCCCCGGTGGGGCCGGTTCCCCCCCGGTGGGGCTGGTTCCCCCCCGGTGGGGCCGGTTCCCCCGGTGGGGCCGGACACCCGTGGTGCTGGTCCCCCCGGTGGGGCCGGTTCCCCCCGGTGGGGCCGGTTCCCCCCGGTGTGTTACCTGCCGCCGGATCACCCCGCGCTCCAGGGCCGCTCCCGTGCTGGGTTTCCCGGTGTCACCGGGCGATGCTCTCCCCGCAGGAGGTGGTTTCTCCCAGGGCAGGTGCGCAGGACAAGGTGGGACGGCAGATGCTCAGCTCAGGGGCAGCTCAGGACCCCTCCTCGCAGGAGCTCAACGAACAGGTCacggcagcagctggagcttcCTGAGGGGGGGAAAAGTGCCCAGAGGCcagcaaagcagagctctgcagatcCGTACCGGGGTCAGGGCTCTGCCTGGAGATGAGGACTTGCCGGggcactgccaggctgctggggtgTCCTCGGTGCAGGGTGATGTGGCCTTTGGTCTTGGGAAAGGAGCAGGCTTCTGCTGAGCTTAGGCTTGATCTTTAAATCTTTACCAATCTCACTCATTCCTTAGTAATCTAAATTTACAGGATGACTGCCTGGGCAGGAGAGGCCCTGGAGAGGAACCTGGGCAGATAAATAGTATCTGGCAGGCTCCTGAAACTTTTCCCACGCGGCATCACTCGGCTTTGCCTCTTCCCCAGAGGTCTCTGAACCCCTTCTGACCTGCCTGGGAGCACTGGGTCCTGTGCAGGCCTCTGGGAACCCTTCTCTTTGGAAAGTCCTGAGAGGAAACTCTCGGGCTCCACTGGCCCAGGGATGTCTTGGTGGGCATTCTCCTCTTCcttgctcaaaaccccatctcCAGCTGCAAGAAAATGAGAATCCAGAGAGAAGTCACAGGCAGTAGAACCCCTGGAGAGGAACCTGGGCAAATAAATTCTGCAGGTACCTCTGAAACCCTCTTCTGGGGGAGAGGAACTGAAGCACCTCTCCCAAGGTCTTCCACCTCTCCCAAGAACTTTGTGTTTCATGAAACAGCTTTTGTGCCATCAGTGCCTCTGGAAAGAAATGTTatgctgaaattatttgaacaatcaccaaaacccaaacaagtaCATTGGAAATGCACTTCCAGAACAGCTCCAGCCCCCTTGAAGAACTTCAGGAAGGACTGCTCTCTTACTTACCCCTTGGATATCTGAGGGCTGGCACTGTAAGGGTAACAGCTGGGCTGTGTT carries:
- the LOC127390385 gene encoding zinc finger protein 501-like, whose amino-acid sequence is MDEEEELWSSRLHTYEGETFLRGTCPAEEGVISKEEENAHQDIPGPVEPEVFLSGLSKEKGSQSPAQDPVLPGRSEGVQRPLGKRQSRGKSFRSLPDTLQQRNPSVGRLMICGDCGKSFRVSTNLVQHRRIHTGEKPFSCPECGESFRQRSHLVQHRRIHTGERPYECSECGKSFRVSSKLIRHQVTHTGEKPYKCAECGKGFSGNSQLVQHQRVHTGEKPYGCSRCGKSFSVSSALTRHRRVHTGERPYPCGECGKSFSQSSELMKHQRVHSGEKPYECSECGKSFSASSALTQHRRFHTGQRPYGCAECGKSFTLSSHLLQHRRCHTGERPFGCSRCGKSFLWRSALLRHQRVHSGERPYPCPQCGSRFRQSAHLAQHQRTHTGERPYACPDCGKGFTVSSALLRHRRVHRTGEP